ATTCCCAGGCCTGGCGTAGCGTGCACCGTTTCTTCGACGTCCCGCTGATCCCGAGAACCACGGTTCTCGCCGGTCGGGACGTGACCAAGACGACGGCCGCGGCCGAGCGGATGGGCTGGGATTCGGTCGAGACCGATTGGCGCGCGTTGATCGCCAGGGACGACGTCGGCATCGTCGACATCTGCACCCCCGGCGACACCCACGCCGAGATCGCCCTTGCCGCCCTGGCAGCGGGCAAGCACGTGATCTGCGAGAAGCCGCTGGCCAACACGGTGCCCGAGGCCGAGGAGATGGCCAGGGCAGCGGCCGAGGCCGCCACCAAGGGCGTGCGTTCCATGGTGGCGTTCAACTACCGGCGGGTGCCCGCGTTGGCGCTGGCCAAGAAGATGATCGCCGAGGGCAGGCTGGGCAAGATCCGGCACGTGCGCGCGGTGTACCTGCAGGACTGGCTGTCGGACGAGAACGCGCCGCTGGCCTGGCGACTCCGCAAGGAGAAGGCCGGTTCCGGTGCGCTGGGCGACATCGGCGCGCACATCATCGACGCCACCCAGTTCATCACCGGCCAGACGATCTCCGGGGTCTCGGCTCTGACCGAGACCTTCGTGCCGCGTCGGCCGCTGCCGGTCGAGGCCGCAGGCGGGCTCACGGCGGGCACCGTCGACGGATCCAAGCCGGTGGAGTACGGCGATGTCACCGTCGACGACGCGGCGTTGTTCCTCGCACGCTTCTCCGGCGGGGCCGTCGCGACCTTCGAGGCGACCCGCTTCGCCACCGGCCGCAAGAACGCCATGCGCCTGGAGGTCAACGGTTCGGCAGGCAGCCTGTCCTTCGACTTCGAGTCGATGAACGAACTGTGGTTCCACGACGAGACGCTGGACCCGGCCGAGGGCGGATTCCGCCGCATCGTGGTCACCGAACCGACCCATCCGTACCTCGGGGCCTGGTGGCCGCCGGGACACGGACTCGGTTACGAACACACCTTCACGCACGAGGTCGCCGACTTTTTGACCGACATCGGCACCGGAGTGGACCCGAGCCCGAGTTTTGCCGATGGTGCTCAGGTACAGCGTGTGCTGCATGCGGTCGAGCGCAGCGCCGCCGATTCCGCACGCTGGACCCCGATCACCGAACCGGAGGGTGACGCATGACCACGCCTGCATCGACCAACGCGACAGACCCGTTCCAGCCTCGGCCGGAACACAAGTTCAGCTTCGGACTGTGGACCATCGGCTGGCAGGGTGTCGATCCCTTCGGCGTCGCGGTGCGTCCGCCGTTGGACCCGGTACGAGCGGTGGAGAAGCTGGCCGAGATCGGCGCGTGGGGCATCACCTTCCACGACGACGATCTGATCCCGTTCGGCTCCAGCGAAAGCGAGCGCGACCGGATCATCGCCTCCTTCAAGGACGCGTTGGCCGCCACCGGCATCGTGGTGCCGATGGCGACGACGAACCTGTTCGGCCAGCCGGTGTTCAAGGACGGCGCGCTCACCGCCAACGACCGGGACATCCGCCGGTACGCCCTGCGCAAGATGCTGCGCAACATCGACCTCGCCGCCGAGCTGGGTGCCGAGACCTACGTGGTCTGGGGTGGCCGTGAGGGCGCCGAGTCGGCTGCGGCCAAGGACATCCGGGTGGCGTTGGACCGCTACAAGGAGTCGCTCGACCTGGTGTGCGCCTACATCCGGGAGCGCGGCTACTCGATGCGGCTGGCCTTGGAGCCCAAGCCCAACGAGCCGCGCGGCGATCTGCTGCTGCCCACCATCGGGCATGCGATCGCCTTCATCAGCACCCTGGAGCACCCCGAGATGGTCGGGGTGAATCCGGAGGTGGGCCACGAGCAGATGGCCGGAATGTCCATGGTGCACGGTGTCGCACAGGCACTGTGGCAGGACAAGCTCTTCCACATCGACCTGAATGGCCAGAATGGTCCGCGCTACGACCAGGACCTGCGATTCGGTAACGGTGATGTCAAGAGCGCGTTCTTCCTGGTCGATCTGTTGGAACACGGTGGATACACCGGACCCCGGCATTTCGACTTCAAACCGCCGCGTACCGAGGACGACGAAGGCGTCTGGGTGTCTGCGGCTGGTTGTATGCGCAATTACCTGATCCTTGCCGAGCGGGCCAGGGCTTTCCGCGCCGACCCCGAGGTCGCCGAGGCATTGAGTGCCTCGCGTATCGGATCGCTCGCGGTGCCGACGCTCGCCCCCGGCGAGACGTTGTCCGACCTGCGTGACGAGGAGTTCGACCCGGTCGAGGCAGGCCAGCGCGGCCTGCACTACGAGCGGCTCGACCAACTGGCATTGGAACATCTGTTCGGCGCTCGCGGATAACCGAATGGTGTTCTGATACTAAAAAAGCCTGCCTCGGTGGCGGCCGAGGCAGGCTTTGTCGCACCGAATTCAATTGAAGGAGGCACTAGCCGCTTCGCGACAGCCCCAACTCGTCGAACGACTGATTTAGGCCGGCCGTCGACGAGTCCCGGTGACAACAAGGAGAAAAATACCAGTGCAACGGAGCAGACTGGAAAGCAACTCCGATAAGGATGTGTTAAGCCAGAGACCGCGCGCGCTCGCCGGGCGACGCGGCAGGCTGGCGAAGCAGGCGGGCGTGGTGACGCTTTCCCTGCTGACTGCATTAAGCATCAGCGGGACCGCGGCGGCATTGCCCACCTCCGGATTGGGCTCACGCCCGAACACCACGGGCACTCAGGACCGGCTCGACCCGATCGGACAGGCCCCCGAGGTCGCCCACCCGGGACATCCCGGACACGAGGACGACCCGCCGGACCACGGATCGCCGCAGGAATTCGACGCGCTGGTCTTCTCCAAGACCGCCGGATTCCGGCACGACTCGATCCCCGCAGGCATCGAGGCCATCGAAGCCCTGGGTGCCGAGCACGGATTCAACGTCACCGCCACCGAGGACGCCGAGGACTTCAACGACGACACCCTCGCGCAGTACGAGGTGGTCATCTGGCTCTCGACCACCGGTGACGTGCTGAACGACGAACAGCAGGGCGCCTTCGAGCGCTACATCCAGGGCGGTGGCGGCTACGCGGGCGTGCACGCGGCCTCCGACACCGAATACGACTGGCCCTGGTACGGCGACCTGGTGGGTGGCTACTTCGACTCCCACCCGCACATCCAGGAAGCAACCGTCCACGTCGAGGACCACGACCACCCGTCGAGTGCCCACCTTCCGGAGGAATGGGTCCGCACCGACGAGTGGTACAACTACCAGGAGAACCCCCGCGAGGACGTCCACGTCCTGGCCTCACTCGACGAGTCGACCTATGACCCGGGCGCGGGTGCGATGGGCGACCACCCCATCGCCTGGTGTCAGGACTTCGACGGCGGCCGATCCTGGTACACCGGCGGTGGCCACACCGTCGAGTCCTTCGAGGAGCCGGAGTTCGTCCAGCACCTCCTGGGCGGCATCCAGACCGCTGCGGGCGTGGTCGGCGCGAACTGCGGCGGCGGCGAAGAG
This Actinoalloteichus hymeniacidonis DNA region includes the following protein-coding sequences:
- a CDS encoding Gfo/Idh/MocA family protein; translation: MAGSDGIGVGMVGYSFMGAVHSQAWRSVHRFFDVPLIPRTTVLAGRDVTKTTAAAERMGWDSVETDWRALIARDDVGIVDICTPGDTHAEIALAALAAGKHVICEKPLANTVPEAEEMARAAAEAATKGVRSMVAFNYRRVPALALAKKMIAEGRLGKIRHVRAVYLQDWLSDENAPLAWRLRKEKAGSGALGDIGAHIIDATQFITGQTISGVSALTETFVPRRPLPVEAAGGLTAGTVDGSKPVEYGDVTVDDAALFLARFSGGAVATFEATRFATGRKNAMRLEVNGSAGSLSFDFESMNELWFHDETLDPAEGGFRRIVVTEPTHPYLGAWWPPGHGLGYEHTFTHEVADFLTDIGTGVDPSPSFADGAQVQRVLHAVERSAADSARWTPITEPEGDA
- the xylA gene encoding xylose isomerase; the protein is MTTPASTNATDPFQPRPEHKFSFGLWTIGWQGVDPFGVAVRPPLDPVRAVEKLAEIGAWGITFHDDDLIPFGSSESERDRIIASFKDALAATGIVVPMATTNLFGQPVFKDGALTANDRDIRRYALRKMLRNIDLAAELGAETYVVWGGREGAESAAAKDIRVALDRYKESLDLVCAYIRERGYSMRLALEPKPNEPRGDLLLPTIGHAIAFISTLEHPEMVGVNPEVGHEQMAGMSMVHGVAQALWQDKLFHIDLNGQNGPRYDQDLRFGNGDVKSAFFLVDLLEHGGYTGPRHFDFKPPRTEDDEGVWVSAAGCMRNYLILAERARAFRADPEVAEALSASRIGSLAVPTLAPGETLSDLRDEEFDPVEAGQRGLHYERLDQLALEHLFGARG